From one Formosa sediminum genomic stretch:
- a CDS encoding diadenylate cyclase, whose protein sequence is MEIFRDLLKFTLIDIIDVFLVALLLYYVYKLVKGTVAINIFIGIVIIYIIWKVTEALHMQLLSNILGGFISVGMFALIVVFQQELRKFLLMIGSTNFSKSSQFFKQLKFLQTESSNNTDIDAILSACTKMASTNTGALIVFERNNNLDFLAQTGDEMNITVTEPIIESIFFKNSPLHDGAIIIAENIVKATRVILPVNNDKNLPQRFGLRHRAAVGVCEKTDALALVVSEETGQISYFKNGEFIVFESIEELKEIIKEDLV, encoded by the coding sequence TTGGAAATCTTTAGAGACCTTTTAAAATTTACATTAATAGACATTATAGATGTCTTTCTAGTGGCCCTTTTATTGTATTATGTATATAAATTGGTAAAGGGAACTGTTGCTATTAATATTTTTATTGGGATTGTAATTATTTATATTATTTGGAAAGTTACAGAAGCTTTACACATGCAGCTGTTAAGTAATATACTAGGCGGATTTATAAGTGTAGGGATGTTTGCTTTAATTGTTGTGTTTCAGCAAGAGTTGCGTAAGTTTTTGTTAATGATCGGGTCTACAAATTTTAGTAAGAGCAGTCAATTTTTTAAGCAATTAAAATTTCTTCAAACAGAGAGTAGTAACAACACAGATATAGATGCTATCCTATCGGCATGTACAAAAATGGCATCTACCAATACAGGAGCCTTAATTGTTTTTGAACGTAATAACAATTTAGATTTTTTGGCCCAAACAGGAGATGAAATGAATATTACAGTAACAGAACCTATTATAGAGAGTATATTTTTTAAAAATAGTCCGCTACATGATGGAGCTATTATCATTGCAGAAAATATAGTAAAAGCCACACGTGTAATATTACCAGTAAATAACGATAAAAATTTACCACAACGTTTTGGTTTACGCCATAGAGCAGCTGTAGGTGTTTGTGAGAAAACCGATGCTTTAGCACTAGTTGTAAGTGAAGAAACGGGGCAAATTTCTTATTTTAAAAATGGTGAATTTATTGTGTTTGAATCTATTGAAGAACTAAAAGAAATAATTAAAGAAGATTTAGTTTAA
- the truA gene encoding tRNA pseudouridine(38-40) synthase TruA — MRYFLELSYNGTAYHGWQNQPNARSVQEVIETALSVILKEKIAIMGAGRTDSGVHAKQMFAHVDVSAELDTETLRYKLNSYLPKDIAIHHIFKVKADAHARFHATSRTYLYRIALQKNVFNFDNAYFVKQKLNIENMIAAANMLLSYSDFECFSKSNTDVKTYLCNITAVHLEMVDTELHFTITADRFLRNMVRAIMGTLINVGLGKLEVDDMHRIISSKKRSEAGYSVPAKGLYLTHITYPESIKL; from the coding sequence TTGAGATATTTTTTAGAACTTTCTTATAACGGGACAGCTTATCATGGTTGGCAAAACCAACCTAATGCACGCTCTGTTCAAGAAGTTATAGAAACTGCCTTATCTGTAATTTTAAAAGAAAAAATTGCGATAATGGGTGCAGGTAGAACAGATAGTGGTGTACATGCTAAGCAAATGTTTGCTCACGTTGATGTTTCTGCCGAATTAGATACTGAGACTTTACGCTATAAGCTAAATTCGTATTTACCCAAAGACATTGCTATACATCACATTTTTAAAGTTAAAGCAGATGCTCATGCCCGTTTTCACGCAACAAGCAGAACGTATTTGTATCGCATTGCACTTCAAAAAAATGTATTTAATTTTGATAATGCCTATTTTGTAAAACAAAAACTAAATATTGAAAACATGATTGCTGCTGCAAATATGTTATTAAGCTACAGTGATTTTGAGTGTTTTTCTAAAAGTAACACCGATGTAAAAACATACCTTTGTAACATCACCGCTGTGCATTTAGAAATGGTAGACACAGAATTACACTTTACAATTACTGCAGACCGGTTTTTAAGAAATATGGTACGTGCCATAATGGGCACTTTAATAAATGTAGGCTTAGGAAAACTTGAAGTAGATGATATGCATCGTATTATTTCATCTAAAAAACGCAGTGAGGCTGGATATTCTGTACCTGCAAAAGGTTTATACTTAACCCACATAACGTATCCTGAATCGATTAAATTATAA
- a CDS encoding ABC transporter ATP-binding protein: MEDSKKNNINISLFKRLLEYIKPYNNVFIGVFISVILLAVFGALRPYILQQAIDNNIATRTLEGFLPYILIMLGLLILEVFFQLIFIYYSGWLGQSVVKDIRVKLFNHMLRFKMKYYDNSSVGVLITRSVTDMERIADIFGEGLFMIFRDSLTMVVVAGVMVFINWKLSLIVFLMLPLVLYATRVFQKYMKKAFEEVRTEISNLNSFVQERVTGMKILQLFTREDTEYKHFKTINERHKKGWLKTVWYNSIFFPIAELSGSITIGLVAWYGGLDAVMHNSSSLGDLTAFVMMIPMLFRPLRQIADKFNTFQMGMVAATRVFKVIDTKSQIDDSGSIIANQFKGDISFKNVKFSYIENELVLKDISLEVKAGQTVAIVGATGAGKSTIINLLNRFYEIDKGEILIDSTNIKNFSLVSLRAQIAVVLQNVFLFADTILNNITLNNPSITEAQVIQAAKEIGVHEFISSLPNGYNYNVKERGIMLSSGQRQLIAFLRAYVTNPSILVLDEATSSVDSYSEQLIQNATDKITKGRTSIVIAHRLATIIKADKIIVMDAGQIVEQGTHEELLLNENGYYKNLYEVQFMKEVSA, translated from the coding sequence ATGGAAGACTCAAAAAAAAACAATATAAATATAAGCTTATTTAAACGCCTATTAGAGTATATAAAACCCTATAACAACGTGTTTATTGGCGTTTTTATATCTGTAATTTTATTAGCTGTTTTTGGTGCATTAAGACCTTATATTTTACAGCAAGCTATAGATAATAATATTGCTACCAGAACCCTAGAAGGCTTTTTACCTTACATATTAATTATGTTAGGCCTTTTAATTTTAGAAGTGTTTTTCCAACTTATCTTTATATACTACTCGGGATGGTTAGGACAAAGTGTGGTTAAAGATATTCGTGTAAAACTGTTTAACCATATGCTTCGATTTAAAATGAAGTATTATGATAATTCTTCAGTTGGTGTTTTAATAACGCGTTCTGTAACCGATATGGAGCGTATAGCCGACATTTTTGGTGAAGGTTTATTTATGATTTTTAGAGACTCTTTAACCATGGTGGTCGTTGCTGGTGTTATGGTGTTTATTAACTGGAAATTAAGCCTTATAGTTTTTTTAATGTTGCCATTAGTTTTATATGCTACTCGAGTATTTCAAAAGTATATGAAAAAAGCTTTTGAAGAAGTAAGAACCGAAATTTCAAATCTTAACTCATTTGTGCAAGAACGGGTAACCGGCATGAAAATTCTTCAGTTATTTACAAGAGAGGACACCGAATACAAGCATTTTAAAACCATTAACGAACGCCACAAAAAAGGCTGGTTAAAAACTGTTTGGTACAACTCCATATTCTTCCCTATTGCAGAACTTTCTGGATCTATAACCATTGGTTTAGTTGCTTGGTATGGTGGTCTTGATGCTGTTATGCACAACTCGTCTTCTTTGGGAGATTTAACTGCTTTTGTAATGATGATCCCGATGTTATTTAGACCGTTGAGACAAATTGCAGATAAGTTTAATACTTTCCAAATGGGTATGGTTGCGGCCACAAGAGTATTTAAAGTAATAGACACTAAATCCCAAATAGATGATTCTGGCTCTATAATAGCCAACCAATTTAAAGGCGATATTTCTTTTAAAAATGTGAAGTTTAGCTACATAGAAAACGAGCTTGTCTTAAAAGACATTTCTCTTGAAGTAAAAGCAGGACAAACAGTTGCTATTGTTGGCGCTACGGGAGCAGGAAAATCGACTATAATTAATTTATTAAATCGTTTTTACGAAATAGATAAAGGGGAAATATTAATAGATTCTACTAATATAAAAAACTTTTCATTGGTGTCTTTGCGAGCTCAAATTGCTGTAGTCTTGCAAAATGTATTTTTATTTGCAGATACTATTTTAAACAATATCACATTAAATAATCCTAGTATTACCGAAGCACAAGTTATACAGGCTGCAAAGGAAATTGGTGTACACGAATTTATTTCTAGTTTGCCTAATGGGTACAATTATAATGTAAAAGAACGAGGCATAATGCTATCCTCTGGACAGCGTCAATTAATTGCATTTTTACGTGCTTATGTGACCAATCCTAGCATTTTAGTATTAGATGAAGCCACATCGTCTGTAGATTCTTACTCAGAACAGCTCATACAAAATGCAACAGATAAAATTACTAAAGGCAGAACATCTATTGTAATTGCTCACCGTTTGGCAACAATTATTAAAGCCGATAAAATTATTGTTATGGATGCAGGTCAAATTGTAGAACAAGGCACACACGAAGAGTTACTTTTAAATGAAAATGGCTACTACAAAAACCTGTACGAAGTTCAGTTTATGAAAGAAGTTTCTGCTTAA